A single window of Colletotrichum higginsianum IMI 349063 chromosome 8, whole genome shotgun sequence DNA harbors:
- a CDS encoding integral membrane protein, with the protein MRMPPSAPPRDLFYPESFPRHAATARPEHGKPALSLPFPPMKSSPSLERPTIRSLHQGGSRYPSPRSLTMDCGRTSRMRPLPSRSFAALLVLLVCLLIRPVSAVLIPFDNCLPDSYRNFNPLPLQWNPVYIDARFDTENPDHSLQIIVWGNVAGSYRDVTLPPPNDPLWVDPNYTDGKILDFTRQGNKVTTLASKVNVLTYEPFSNVSSFCDYSLVNGSCPLSPVFNNTTIAIPYGNLPSVNLTANMGSSYAFASLAATLQIIYGDELATHIGCASATVTPDLGGIHGLLRYLPLVVLLFVGFATMFASVFSPWGSTDIFHWTANYGRDADLLRLVTPGFGDCLQYIQFVALTGGLTLNYPGFYQPVVSQVSWSALMFNESFVSKSPGWQSIQDGIYVTNGSYGLHRYAQMVGMADVEDIWAGTMVWVCVIVAALFVLIQIGFFCRWVLRFISDTPEEDLRAKNIPFSVGNVVRVVFNYLLLPIVALSTFQLVVASQSRDFAVALAVITLLILVCFAAWLLYLIFRTRPRAVLFDDLPTVLLYGPLYNTYSDEAAAFALIPVTLTFIRGIAIGAVQPVGIVQIVLLAICEVIHVLTLHAFRPFQSPTSMNAYHTLFSVLRFTTVMLMVAFVPQMGVTEGPKGWIGYTILLIHACVLVLGFFLNALITIIEVTARLLGAGGDDTRGLTRGGLSKIFGMRQLQRRTSRRGHGPSRASQLSTTGMLDADETSKTGYVMRGGRLRSESAGSGFLLRSQQRSSSALDSIDPYTGQARNLDSGSNFTPTTPGEVSTFSFLPSPAAATRPPAAVTVESADPYYRPPRRRGDTLNGSSTSLPHRASVADSRRYSQAGAHLGDAVADLEAQLSRGPTPAPQAINLTPRADYSTREVDFYYGVRGPALNSEGVGRKLRTGPADPTKPMATAAGWFRTMFGGKSKEKGKGFEVVRSSRMPPAMRAAADAEYDAEPPPEGIPVAMGVLRNGPIESDDDEPKNKPARKHPDTEGTTENLLTNDGISVISSESEIEEIGLPKVSDEPPTLPGIASSGSFNLPSRTPSKASRSASQKYRRQSTESDIPEIPRKSSKRDSGMARGHSPAPSFNLIPPTSPSRGEHSGADLPPAQDGPASSPNPGRLPFQRSESHQKRLSSNGSSLEEFSIRRTPSTDRPTSYGVVAQHSISRVDPGSDQQVDLLGTSAELVDERGLPSRTSSAGGRAL; encoded by the exons ATGCGAATGCCTCCTTCCGCTCCTCCACGAGACCTGTTCTATCCCGAAAGTTTTCCAAGACATGCAGCTACCGCTCGCCCTGAACATGGGAAACCCGCCCTTTCGCTACCTTTCCCACCCATGAAGTCTTCACCCTCGCTGGAGAGGCCGACCATTCGCTCGCTTCATCAAGGAGGATCTCGATATCCTTCACCACGATCGCTCACCATGGACTGTGGCCGTACCTCTCGAATGCGGCCACTGCCTTCCCGCTCGTTCgccgcccttctcgtcctcctcgtctgccTGTTGATACGGCCCGTATCCGCCGTACTGATCCCTTTCGACAACTGCCTCCCCGACAGCTACAGAAATTTTAACCCGCTGCCTCTGCAATGGAACCCCGTTTACATCGACGCTCGTTTCGATACCGAAAACCCGGACCACTCTCTTCAGATCATTGTATGGGGCAACGTGGCGGGCTCGTATCGTGACGTGACTTTGCCGCCTCCGAATGATCCGCTCTGGGTCGACCCTAACTATACCGATGGCAAAATCCTTGACTTCACCAGACAAGGCAACAAAGTCACCACTCTCGCGAGCAAGGTCAATGTCTTGACTTACGAACCTTTCAGCAATGTATCCAGCTTCTGTGACTACAGCCTTGTCAATGGCTCCTGTCCCCTCAGCCCAGTCTTCAATAACACGACCAT CGCGATTCCGTATGGCAACTTGCCTTCAGTAAACCTGACAGCCAATATGGGCTCGTCCTATGCCTTCGCCTCGCTTGCTGCGACACTTCAGATCATCTATGGAGACGAGTTAGCCACGCATATTGGCTGTGCTTCTGCCACCGTAACCCCGGATCTGGGCGGTATCCACGGCCTTCTGCGTTACTTGCCACTCGTTGTGCTCCTCTTTGTCGGATTTGCAACCATGTTCGCCTCTGTCTTTAGCCCGTGGGGCTCGACAGACATCTTCCACTGGACGGCCAACTATGGACGTGATGCCGATTTGCTACGCTTGGTGACGCCGGGGTTCGGAGACTGTCTCCAATACATACAATTCGTGGCTCTCACCGGCGGGCTGACGCTCAACTACCCAGGGTTCTATCAGCCTGTTGTCAGCCAGGTGAGTTGGTCCGCATTGATGTTTAACGAGAGCTTCGTGAGCAAGTCCCCAGGCTGGCAGTCGATTCAAGATGGCATCTACGTCACCAACGGATCTTATGGACTGCACCGCTACGCACAGATGGTGGGCATGGCCGATGTCGAGGATATCTGGGCTGGCACCATGGTTTGGGTTTGCGTCATCGTCGCTGCCCTATTCGTCCTGATCCAAATCGGTTTCTTCTGCCGCTGGGTCCTCCGGTTCATCAGCGACACCCCTGAAGAAGACCTGCGAGCCAAGAACATTCCCTTCTCCGTGGGTAATGTCGTGCGAGTCGTTTTCAATTATTTACTGCTGCCTATCGTGGCGCTGTCGACTTTCCAGCTGGTCGTTGCCAGTCAGTCGCGCGACTTCGCTGTGGCTTTGGCCGTCATCACTCTCCTCATCCTGGTCTGCTTTGCCGCATGGCTCCTGTACTTGATTTTCAGGACCAGACCGAGAGCTGTTCTGTTCGATGACCTGCCGACTGTACTGCTCTACGGGCCACTCTACAACACATactcggacgaggccgcggcctTCGCGCTCATCCCAGTTACGCTCACATTTATTCGCGGCATTGCGATCGGCGCCGTACAGCCCGTTGGAATAGTCCAAATCGTTCTGCTCGCCATCTGTGAGGTCATTCACGTGCTGACCCTCCACGCGTTTCGTCCTTTCCAGTCTCCGACATCCATGAACGCCTATCACACCCTTTTCTCGGTTTTGCGATTCACGACTGTCATGCTCATGGTCGCATTCGTGCCGCAAATGGGTGTTACTGAAGGTCCCAAGGGATGGATCGGCTACACAATTCTGCTCATTCACGCCTGTGTTTTGGTCCTCGGGTTCTTCCTGAACGCCCTGATAACCATCATCGAAGTGACGGCACGACTCCTTGGCGCCGGGGGCGATGACACCCGCGGTCTCACTCGCGGTGGTTTGTCAAAGATATTTGGCATGCGCCAGTTGCAGCGTCGTACATCTCGGAGAGGCCATGGCCCCTCCCGGGCCAGTCAGCTGTCAACGACGGGCATGCTCGATGCAGACGAAACATCAAAGACTGGGTATGTGATGCGTGGTGGCAGATTAAGGAGCGAGTCCGCAGGTAGTGGGTTTCTCCTCCGAAGCCAACAACGCAGCTCTTCTGCTCTCGACAGCATCGACCCCTATACTGGGCAAGCTCGCAACCTTGACAGCGGTAGTAACTTTACACCAACGACGCCCGGTGAAGTTAGCACATTTTCTTTCCTCCCGtctcccgctgccgccacccGCCCTCCCGCGGCTGTGACCGTCGAATCCGCAGACCCTTATTACAGACCACCGAGACGCCGTGGCGATACCCTGAACGGATCATCCACGTCTTTACCACATCGGGCCTCCGTTGCCGACTCCCGTCGCTACAGCCAAGCTGGCGCGCATCTCGGAGATGCTGTGGCGGACTTGGAGGCCCAGTTGTCGAGGGGGCCTACACCAGCCCCACAGGCTATCAATCTCACCCCGAGGGCAGACTACTCGACCAGAGAGGTCGATTTCTATTACGGTGTTCGAGGTCCCGCTCTCAACTCGGAGGGCGTAGGCCGTAAACTAAGGACAGGTCCCGCTGACCCGACTAAGCCCATGGCCACAGCTGCAGGGTGGTTCCGCACCATGTTCGGTGGTAAGAGCAAGGAAAAGGGCAAGGGGTTCGAGGTGGTGCGAAGCTCGCGAATGCCACCAGCCATGCGCGCCGCAGCCGATGCCGAGTACGACGCAGAGCCTCCGCCAGAGGGCATCCCGGTGGCCATGGGTGTCTTGAGAAACGGGCCCATCGAgtccgacgatgacgaaCCGAAAAACAAACCAGCACGGAAGCATCCCGACACGGAGGGGACGACGGAAAATCTTCTAACTAACGACGGTATCTCGGTCATATCATCCGAATCGGAAATTGAAGAGATAGGCCTACCGAAAGTGTCTGATGAACCACCAACCTTGCCAGGAATAGCGAGTTCGGGTAGCTTCAACCTGCCAAGCCGAACCCCTTCAAAGGCAAGTCGATCTGCTTCTCAGAAGTACAGGCGCCAGTCCACGGAGTCCGACATTCCCGAGATCCCTCGAAAGAGCTCGAAGAGAGATTCTGGCATGGCACGTGGACACTCGCCAGCCCCTTCGTTCAATTTAATACCGCCCACTTCGCCTTCACGCGGCGAACATTCTGGAGCAGATTTGCCCCCTGCACAGGATGGTCCTGCATCATCACCAAACCCTGGGCGACTTCCCTTTCAGCGGTCAGAATCACACCAGAAACGGCTGTCTTCTAACGGGTCATCGCTGGAAGAGTTCAGCATCCGCAGGACGCCGAGCACTGACAGGCCGACCAGTTATGGCGTTGTTGCTCAACACAGCATTAGCAGAGTGGATCCTGGATCCGACCAACAGGTTGATCTCTTAGGGACTTCCGCAGAGCTCGTCGATGAACGAGGGCTTCCCAGCAGAACCTCTTCGGCAGGGGGCCGGGCTCTTTGA
- a CDS encoding TPR domain-containing protein, translated as MAPTRPNKKAKKRTEKKPVNPALLLVEAATKLQEGDLETAVSAAKKALDGTGVGGDYELASVNLLGLITIEMGEVDEARAYFLRAVELDADGALDERIGGGPEKFLWLAQLSEDGGQDSVNWFDKAAQSLRGQIQALAGLPKRTAEQEAQLEERKRKLGGALCAVAEVYMTDLSWEADAEQRCEALITEAGLVAPESAETWQTVANVRISQEKVDEARAALARSLELWVDLPPLDPNVPDFPTRISLVRLLLEVEMEKEAIEVLERLVGDDDQSIEAWYLGGWALFIAGEKVRAKGESQLSEDDEDWKTTWDTSRRWLMRCLKLYQEQGYEDERLGDHAKELFASINKELGEPPAEDDDDGWEDAGSDEDEAMKE; from the coding sequence ATGGCGCCAACTCGCCCCAACAAAAAGGCGAAAAAGAGaacggagaagaagcccgtcAACCCGGCCCTGCTCCTGGTCGAAGCCGCTACGAAGTTGCAAGAGGGCGACCTGGAAaccgccgtctcggccgcgaagaaggccCTCGATGGCACgggcgtgggcggcgactaCGAGCTGGCATCGGTGAACCTCCTGGGCCTCATCACAATCGAGATgggcgaggttgacgaggcgCGGGCCTACTTCCTCCgggccgtcgagctcgacgccgacggtgcCCTCGATGAGCGCATAGGCGGCGGGCCGGAAAAGTTTCTCTGGCTCGCGCAACTCAGCGAGGATGGTGGGCAGGACAGCGTCAATTGGTTCGACAAGGCCGCGCAGTCGCTCAGGGGTCAGATCCAGGCGCTTGCGGGCCTGCCGAAGCGGAccgccgagcaggaggcgCAGCTGGAGGAACGGAAGAGgaagctcggcggcgcgctgtGCGCCGTAGCCGAGGTGTACATGACGGACTTGTCTTGGGAAGCGGACGCGGAGCAGAGATGCGAGGCGCTCATCACCGAGGCGGGGTTGGTTGCGCCTGAATCGGCCGAGACGTGGCAGACGGTGGCGAACGTGAGGATATCGCAAGAGAAGGTGGACGAGGCGCGGGCAGCGCTGGCAAGGAGTCTGGAGCTGTGGGTCGACCTGCCACCGCTGGACCCCAACGTGCCGGATTTCCCGACAAGGATCAGTCTGGTGCGGTTGCTGCTCGAggtggagatggagaaggaggcgatcgaggttctcgagagacttgtcggcgacgatgatcAAAGCATTGAAGCATGGTACCTTGGCGGCTGGGCCTTGTTCATCGCTGGCGAGAAAGTGAGGGCCAAGGGCGAGAGCCAGTtgagcgaggacgacgaggactggAAGACCACGTGGGACACGTCGAGGCGGTGGTTGATGCGATGCCTGAAGCTTTATCAGGAACAGGGCTACGAGGATGAGCGGTTGGGCGATCATGCTAAGGAGCTGTTTGCTTCCATCaacaaggagctcggcgagccgccggcggaagatgacgatgatggatggGAGGATGCCGGAAGCGATGAGGACGAAGCGATGAAGGAGTGA
- a CDS encoding RWD repeat domain-containing protein, translated as MGREEQVEEREVLESIFPEEITDISETEFRIQIALDVPGEEDEPPTMFLQVRYPEAYPDEPPTLDLQSVPNAAPYEWFNVSDDREHLLEGIQETIQENLGMAMVFSLVSALKEAAEALIEERKQAREREQEERAAALEREENKKFHGTPVTPETFLKWRADFIKEMEEQKHREEEERLAELKKAKIKEPIKLTGKQLWERGLVGKIVDEDDEDGAGLTEGVDKLRVEAV; from the exons ATGGGGCGCGAAGAACAAGTCGAGGAGCGCGAGGTGCTCGAGTCCATCTTCCCCGAGGAGATCACAG ACATCTCAGAGACCGAATTCAGAATACAAAttgccctcgacgtcccgggcgaggaggacgaaccGCCCACGATGTTCCTCCAGGTCCGCTACCCGGAAGCCTACCCCGACGAGCCGCCCACGCTTGACCTGCAGTCCGTGCCCAACGCCGCGCCGTACGAGTGGTTCAACGTCTCGGACGACCGGGAGCACCTTCTCGAGGGGATACAAGAGACGATTCAAGAAAACCTCGGTATGGCCATGGTATTCTCGCTCGTTTCTGCTctcaaggaggccgccgaggcgctcaTCGAGGAGCGCAAGCAGGCGCGAGAGAGGGAGCAAGAGGAGCgcgccgcggcgctcgagCGCGAGGAGAATAAGAAGTTCCATGGCACCCCTGTCACGCCCGAGACGTTTCTCAAGTGGCGCGCCGACTTCAtcaaggagatggaggagcagaagcacagggaggaggaggagcgcctcgccgagctgaagaaggccaagatcaaggagcCTATCAAGCTGACAGGGAAGCAGCTGTGGGAGCGCGGTCTGGTTGGAAAGATTGttgatgaggacgacgaggacggcgcaGGTCTGACAGAGGGTGTTGATAAGCTCAGGGTCGAGGCTGTGTGA
- a CDS encoding CPL domain-containing protein has protein sequence MASSNGVKRKSAPAGKGASDGKFSKKAKIDSTKKAEPVETLESDNEDDFDNESLDSDDGGVQLNPRDRAQQAQAKGKKEGANGADKNKAFERGQNSRESHAIQKKLALERKAAKPLADELARTKKIWERLRRKSHVPSEERKQLVDELFTIITGRIKEFVMKHDATRAVQTALKYATAAQRKQITRELQGTYTQLAESRYAKFLIAKMVVQADGEIKDLIIPEFYGKVRKLINHPEASWILDDIYRQIATKEQKAILLREWYGPEFALLERSKDEKPTSDLAEILEKNPSKKQPILKSLHDMINSLVQKKMTGFTMLHDAMLQYFLNIKPGTEDFNLFVEMIKDDEEGDLLKNMAFTRSGSRLVALLLANGTSKDRRNLLKAYKDNFVLMSGDAFAHIVILTAFDVIDDTKMTSKAIFPELIGDGKETATDNIVVSTTNPYARATLLYLLEGQSRALFPANMSENLAILKEVHEIRQATSKKDAEVRRKELVAVISPALIEAVVSAAPALVADPFGCQLVADVLLSAEGDKTAALEAVAAVAEGDPSAEPMEVEGITTPVHVSRTPYGGRLIKTLIAGGKFNKETGKVEPVEPPLKFADILYPVIKDYILDWATGPSSFVVLNMMEAEDFSHASALKKTLKKHKKALEKAATEETAEQKESKEAMAQKEREKSEKGAKKGKKGGAKSDKPVGNLGSKLLLEKL, from the exons atggcctcctcgaacgGCGTTAAGAGAAAGAGCGCCCCCGCCGGCAAGGGTGCCTCCGACGGGAAGTTCTCAAAGAAGGCCAAAATTGactcgacgaagaaggcggagCCGGTCGAGACCCTCGAGAGCGATAACGAGGACGATTTCGACAACGAATCTCTGGACTCGGATGATGGAGGCGTTCAATTGAATCCTCGTGACAGGGCGCAGCAGGCtcaggccaagggcaagaaggagggtgCCAACGGTGCCGACAAGAACAAGGCTTTTGAGAGAG GCCAGAACTCGAGAGAGTCCCACGCCATCCAGAAGAAACTGGCCCTCGAGCGCAAGGCCGCGAAGCctctcgccgacgagctggcACGAACCAAGAAAATCTGGGAGAGGCTGCGGAGGAAGTCCCATGTGCCGTCTGAGGAGCGGAAGCAGCTGGTTGACGAGCTcttcaccatcatcaccggcCGGATCAAGGAATTTGTTATGAAGCACGATGCCACGCGCGCCGTTCAGACTGCCCTTAAGTATGCCACCGCCGCACAACGGAAACAAATCACCCGTGAGCTGCAGGGAACCTACACTCAGCTGGCGGAGAGCCGTTACGCCAAGTTCCTCATCGCCAAAATGGTCGTGCAAGCCGACGGCGAGATCAAAGACCTCATCATCCCCGAGTTCTACGGCAAGGTGCGCAAGTTGATCAACCACCCTGAGGCGTCATGGATTTTGGACGACATCTACCGGCAAATCGCGACGAAGGAGCAAAAGGCCATCCTTTTGAGGGAATGGTACGGGCCCGAGTTCGCTCTCCTGGAGCGTAGTAAGGACGAGAAGCCGACCTCGGACCtggccgagatcctcgagaAGAACCCCAGCAAGAAGCAGCCCATCCTGAAGAGCCTGCACGACATGATCAACTCGCTGGTCCAGAAGAAGATGACCGGCTTCACCATGTTGCATGACGCAATGCTGCAATACTTCCTAAACATCAAACCAGGCACCGAGGATTTCAACCTGTTCGTTGAGATGatcaaggacgacgaggagggagatCTGCTGAAGAACATGGCCTTCACTCGCTCCGGGTCCCGGTTGGTGGCGTTGCTGCTGGCCAACGGTACCTCCAAGGACCGTAGAAATCTGCTTAAGGCCTACAAGGACAACTTCGTTTTGATGTCGGGCGATGCTTTTGCCCATATCGTCATCCTCACAGCCTTCGACGTGATTGACGACACAAAGATGACATCGAAGGCCATCTTCCCCGAACtcattggcgacggcaagGAGACGGCAACAGATAACATTGTCGTTTCTACAACAAATCCCTACGCGAGGGCCACCCTTCTGTACCTGTTGGAGGGGCAGTCCAGAGCACTCTTCCCCGCGAACATGAGCGAGAACTTGGCCATCCTCAAGGAGGTCCACGAGATCCGCCAGGCAACTAGCAAGAAGGATGCCGAGGTGCGAAGAAAGGAGTTGGTTGCTGTCATTTCACCGGCGCTGATTGAGGCcgtcgtctcggcggcgccggctttGGTAGCAGACCCTTTCGGCTGCCAGCTGGTTGCGGACGTTCTACTCtccgccgagggcgacaagACGGCCGCCCTTGAGGCTGTCGCAGCGgttgccgagggcgacccGAGCGCGGAGCCCATGGAGGTGGAGGGCATCACTACTCCTGTTCACGTCTCCCGGACACCGTACGGAGGCCGGTTGATCAAGACTCTCATCGCGGGCGGCAAGTTCAACAAGGAGACCGGCAAGGTCGAGCCCGTTGAGCCGCCATTGAAGTTCGCCGACATCCTGTACCCGGTCATCAAGGACTACATCTTGGATTGGGCAACAGGGCCGAGTTCCTTTGTTGTGCTCAACATgatggaggccgaggactTTAGCCATGCGTCCGCGTTAAAGAAGACGCTCAAGAAGCACAAGAAGGCTCtcgagaaggcggcgacggaaGAGACTGCCGAGCAGAAGGAAAGcaaggaggccatggcccagaaggagagggaaaagagcGAAAAGGGAGCGAAGAAGGGTAAAAAGGGCGGTGCGAAGTCGGACAAGCCTGTGGGCAACCTTGGGAGCAAGCTTCTGTTGGAGAAGTTGTAA
- a CDS encoding RNA polymerase Rpb4 translates to MSHHAPTSRPKPPPPGSEEASTILNLGEFQHVDTLTLSEASLVINALVTKRKIDRKNINETEMLTQTLNYLDAFSRFRQKENVEAVERLLSAHKQLAKFERAQIGSLCCETAEEAKTLIPSLQDKISDDDLQILLDEISKLQSR, encoded by the exons atgtcgcaTCACGCTCCCACTTCGCGCCCaaagccccctcccccgggcAGCGAAGAAGCCTCGACCATTCTGAACCTCGGCGAATTTCAGCATGTAGATACTTTAACATTGTCGGAGGCGTCTCTTGTCATCAACGCGCTTGTGACGAAGCGCAAGATTGACCGCAAGAACATCAACGAGACTGA GATGTTGACACAAACCCTCAACTACCTCGACGCCTTCTCTCGATTCCGTCAGAAAGAGAATGTGGAGGCTGTTGAGAGATTGCTCAGTGCACACAAGCAGCTTGCCAAGTTTGAACGTGCACAAATAG GGTCCCTTTGCTGCGAAACCGCCGAGGAAGCAAAGACACTCATTCCTTCCTTACAAGACAAGATTAGCGATGACGATTTGCAAATACTTCTTGATGAGATCAGCAAGCTCCAGAGCCGATGA
- a CDS encoding Sybindin-like family protein: MVIEKKLVVETVFALIVINKAGGLIYNRTFHEGGLNQLSTNDYLVLAGTFHGVHAITARLNPLMSRQDAAAAATAASVTAAGGIPTRPEPPTGLEVMETENFRLQCFNTMTGTKFLLFTDTTQTNIDVTLRRIYDLYSDYVMKNPFYQLEMPIRCEMFERKLLSYIREINNR; encoded by the exons ATGGTGATTGAGAAGAAGCTGGTCGTGGA GACTGTCTTTGcgctcatcgtcatcaacaaGGCTGGAGGCTTAATCTACAACCGCACATTCCACGAGGGTGGCCTCAACCAACTGAGTACAAATGACTACCTCGTGCTAGCAGGAACATTTCACGG CGTCCACGCCATCACCGCTCGTCTCAACCCCCTGATGAGCCGGCAAgacgcagcggcggcagcgacggcaGCTAGCGTAACGGCGGCGGGTGGCATCCCGACACGGCCGGAGCCGCCGACGGGGCTGGAGGTCATGGAGACGGAGAACTTCCGGTTGCAGTGTTTCAACACCATGACGGGCACCAAGTTCCTGCTCTTCACCGACACGACACAGACCAATATCGACGTGACCTTGCGGAGGATATACGACCTTTACAGCGACTACGTCATGAAGAACCCCTTCTACCAATTGGAAATGCCAATTCGATGCGAAATGTTTGAGCGCAAGCTGCTGTCGTACATCAGGGAGATCAACAATCGATAG
- a CDS encoding von Willebrand factor type A domain-containing protein — translation MVLEAVMVVVDNSESSRNGDYQPTRYDAQADAVNVIFQTITNGNPESSVGLMSMGGKGPEVLVTLTTDQGKILDGLHRTKTKIKGTSHLATGIQVAGLALKHRQNKSQRQRIIVFVCSPIEEEEKKLVQLAKKMKKGNVSVDFVLFGDLDNDDTQTKLQAFNESVKGSEGSNLVVIPPSSKLLSDQLISSPILLGDSAGGGGGGGGGGGGESSGGNFGEFDFDPAMDPELALALRMSMEDEKARQEKKAREEAEAGQQGSLEDIKEEGENAPLINKDGESSKKNDKKDDDTMDTS, via the exons ATGGTCCTTGAAGCGGTGATGGTCGTTGTCGACAACAGCGAGAGCAGTCGCAACGGCGACTACCAACCGACGAGATACGATGCCCAGGCCGATGCTGTCAACGTCATTTTTCAGACCATTACCAACGGCAATCCCGAGTCCTCAGTTGGCTTGATGAGCAtgggagggaaaggcccCGAGGTGTTGGTCACCCTCACGACAGATCAGGGAAAGATCCTCGACGGTCTGCACCGCACGAAGACCAAGATCAAGGGAACGTCACACCTGGCTACGGGCATTCAGGTTGCTGGC CTCGCCCTGAAGCATCGTCAGAACAAGTCTCAACGGCAACGGATAATTGTCTTCGTCTGCTCGCCcatcgaggaggaagagaaaaagcTGGTTCagctggccaagaagatgaagaaagGCAACGTTTCGGTCGACTTCGTGTTGTTTGGCGATCTGGACAACGATGACACGCAGACGAAGTTACAGGCGTTTAACGAGAGCGTCAAGGGCAGTGAAGGCTCTAACCTAGTTGTCATCCCCCCGAGCAGCAAGCTTCTCAGCGATCAGCTTATCTCGAGCCCGATTCTGCTTGGTGACTCCGcgggtggtggcggcggcggcggtggcggtggcggcggcgagagcagTGGCGGCAACTTTGGCGAGTTCGACTTTGACCCCGCCATGGATCCAGAGCTCGCCCTTGCGCTGCGCATGAGTATGGAAGACGAGAAGGCACGGCAGGAAAAGAAGGCACGCGAAGAGGCTGAGGCCGGACAACAGGGATCGCTTGAGGACATCAaagaggagggcgagaatGCTCCGCTCATCAACAAGGACGGCGAGTCGAGCAAGAAGAATGACAAGAAAGACGACGACACTATGGACACCTCGTAA
- a CDS encoding Translation machinery-associated protein 22, with protein MADNDKSETSGEPQGRHVTYCGVCTLPPEYCEYGGTVKKCQDWLEKHHPDLYARIWSPEALEAATASLSVDAQKRAAKDAQKKAAKAEAAEAKQADKLAKSVVTIKRIERNKRKYVTSVSGLESFGLENKKVAKEFGKKFATGSSVTKTPSGGEEIVVQGDVSDEIEEFLLEKYKEIPEDNIELVEDKKKKASAPA; from the exons ATGGCCGATAATGACAAATCAGAAACCTCTGGCGAGCCTCAAGGCCGCCATGTAACCTACTGCGGTG TCTGCACCCTTCCCCCAGAG TATTGCGAGTATGGTGGTACGGTAAAGAAATGCCAGGACTGGCTTGAAAAGCACCACCCCGACCTATATGCCAGAATCTGGTCACCAG AGGCTTTGGAAGCCGCGACTGCATCCCTCTCTGTCGACGCCCAAAAGCGAGCTGCCAAAGACGCACAGAAGAAGGCAGCTAAGGCTGAGGCTGCAGAGGCCAAACAAGCCGACAAGCTAGCCAAGAGTGTCGTCACCATCAAGAGGATCGAACGCAACAAGAGAAAGTACGTCACGTCTGTCTCCGGTCTGGAGTCGTTCGGCTTGGAGAACAAGAAGGTCGCCAAGGAGTTCGGAAAGAAATTTGCGACTGGATCGTCCGTAACCAAGACTCCGAGCGGCGGTGAGGAGATCGTGGTGCAAGGCGACGTCAGTGACGAAATTGAGGAGTTTTTGTTGGAGAAGTACAAGGAGATACCCGAGGATAACATTGAGCTGGtggaggacaagaagaagaaggccagcGCGCCGGCTTGA